A single window of Vibrio sp. SCSIO 43137 DNA harbors:
- a CDS encoding DeoR/GlpR family DNA-binding transcription regulator: MSKRNTQLRRHTINKLVNELGEVSVEELSQQFDTSEVTIRKDLASLEANGLLLRRYGGAIALPKEVVSEETSEKVSQRKINIANAAAILIRDHNRIVIDSGSTTGALIPKLNQKQGLVVMTNSLHVANALSELENEPTLLMTGGTWDIRSESFQGQVAESVLRAYDFDQLFIGADGVDLSRGTTTFNEMLGLSKVMAEVSREVIVMIESDKIGRKIPNMELSWQQIDIVVTDELLSDSQKEQIESKGVRVIRATAKNM, translated from the coding sequence ATGTCAAAAAGAAATACTCAGTTAAGAAGACACACCATTAACAAGTTGGTTAATGAGCTAGGAGAAGTAAGCGTTGAAGAGCTCTCTCAGCAGTTTGATACTTCTGAAGTTACCATTCGAAAAGATCTTGCTTCTTTAGAGGCTAACGGCTTGTTATTAAGGCGTTATGGTGGCGCTATTGCCCTGCCGAAAGAGGTCGTAAGTGAAGAAACTTCTGAAAAAGTTTCACAACGAAAGATAAATATTGCGAATGCAGCAGCTATACTTATCCGGGATCACAACCGAATCGTGATTGATAGTGGTAGTACAACCGGTGCCCTGATTCCGAAACTGAATCAGAAACAGGGGCTGGTTGTAATGACTAATTCATTACATGTGGCTAACGCGTTAAGTGAACTTGAAAACGAACCAACCCTTTTGATGACAGGTGGAACATGGGATATCCGCTCTGAATCGTTTCAGGGACAGGTTGCAGAGTCTGTATTGAGAGCGTATGACTTTGACCAGCTATTTATCGGTGCTGATGGTGTTGATCTAAGCCGGGGAACCACTACCTTTAATGAGATGTTAGGTCTTAGCAAGGTAATGGCAGAAGTGTCACGTGAAGTGATCGTGATGATTGAGTCAGACAAGATTGGCCGAAAAATCCCTAATATGGAGTTGTCATGGCAGCAGATAGATATCGTCGTTACCGATGAACTGCTAAGCGACAGCCAGAAAGAGCAAATTGAATCTAAGGGTGTACGGGTGATTCGTGCAACCGCAAAAAATATGTAG
- a CDS encoding EAL domain-containing protein, translating to MCFDRDNQNSVLTMETQGATVALDKTTTASDEIALQQLIEQGGLLSYFQSIQDIQNQGVAGYEALVRGPLDTSLHRADQLFATADKYKLTHKLEIASLSSHLDTIAGIDSPAFFTVNISPKMLFDTRVWQVLNDFSSPSRVKLELTEHLPVNDWQPVKEKMNQLRVLGYQIWLDDVGCGFFDLELIDTVQPEVVKLCIKIVSRLTVDSRLVQDIKSVIQAVHQYGGKVLAEGIEEQQQLDMAKQLGVDYAQGFLFDKPAPLC from the coding sequence ATGTGCTTCGACAGGGATAATCAAAACAGTGTGTTAACCATGGAAACTCAAGGTGCCACCGTGGCTTTAGATAAAACGACAACCGCTTCTGATGAGATAGCGTTACAGCAGTTAATAGAGCAGGGCGGGCTTCTCTCCTATTTTCAATCGATACAGGATATTCAGAATCAAGGTGTAGCCGGTTATGAGGCTTTAGTTAGAGGGCCGTTGGATACCAGTTTGCATCGTGCCGATCAGCTTTTTGCTACTGCGGATAAATATAAACTCACGCATAAGCTGGAAATCGCAAGCCTGAGTAGCCATCTTGATACCATTGCCGGTATAGATAGTCCGGCTTTCTTTACCGTTAATATCTCGCCGAAAATGCTGTTTGATACCAGAGTGTGGCAAGTTCTGAATGATTTCAGTTCTCCGTCCCGTGTAAAGCTTGAGTTAACGGAGCACTTGCCTGTTAATGATTGGCAGCCGGTAAAAGAGAAGATGAACCAGTTGAGGGTGCTTGGCTATCAGATTTGGCTGGATGATGTCGGTTGTGGTTTTTTTGATCTGGAGTTGATTGATACGGTTCAGCCGGAAGTGGTGAAACTCTGCATTAAAATCGTCAGCCGCCTTACGGTGGATTCCCGTCTGGTGCAGGATATTAAGAGTGTTATTCAGGCCGTTCACCAATATGGCGGAAAGGTACTGGCAGAAGGCATTGAAGAGCAGCAGCAACTGGATATGGCTAAACAACTGGGCGTGGATTATGCGCAGGGCTTTCTGTTTGATAAACCAGCCCCGCTTTGTTGA
- a CDS encoding M48 family metalloprotease, whose product MKKVVVGLIALSLSGCGIQSLTSLVQSTYKTFDGKFIDSQLDKSKSDDAQVTNGEVVQPEFSSLVSLRAAADQELVRNPYVEKYLNRLKDKLIVHWPKEVNKEINVVVSSKWNYGAHATNNTVVLSQGVLTDAESEDEIAFILAHELSHILLEHNSTNEYFAKQSVLVDKAANIAMFSASLRDFQSNKVGNKVIVRYESTAGTRDKIAEAYKTGATINRLSRDVISSTMNRTLEDEADLLGLDLLVKAGYSARVYQTVMERMQSSETFTKEQLAEKKKELQGFVTLMSDGQEHLKDMDLGSLGYLAANEAATRLINHLSERHQSPEERSEDLMHYVKREYRKERRRKLQTTQFEKELKKGKGRQVIENYWAATEALKALEFGDIKQAEKLARKSVSGATSKDAYTRLAFYKVRMAQNNTSKAIKNLELIKNWDYASIQSFSVAAQAFSINEKYKSAESVLKQGEQTIGTRSPFYPGYIALYKKMGKEKLALEFFEECKAKTKDSIKNQCFISFGQPIPQPSGEKENFFQSIFS is encoded by the coding sequence ATGAAAAAGGTTGTTGTCGGGCTTATTGCCCTTAGCCTGTCTGGATGTGGAATCCAGTCACTCACTTCATTGGTTCAAAGTACCTACAAAACCTTCGACGGTAAATTTATTGACTCCCAACTGGATAAATCTAAATCAGATGATGCTCAGGTAACAAATGGTGAGGTAGTTCAGCCGGAATTTAGCTCTCTTGTCTCATTACGTGCTGCTGCGGATCAGGAGCTGGTTCGTAACCCATATGTGGAAAAGTATTTAAACAGACTTAAAGATAAGTTAATTGTTCACTGGCCAAAAGAAGTCAATAAGGAGATTAATGTTGTTGTCTCTTCGAAATGGAACTACGGCGCACATGCAACGAACAACACCGTCGTTCTCTCTCAGGGAGTCTTAACTGACGCAGAGTCAGAAGATGAGATTGCGTTTATATTAGCTCACGAACTCTCACATATCTTACTTGAACATAACTCGACTAATGAATACTTTGCCAAACAAAGTGTTCTAGTCGATAAGGCCGCAAACATCGCAATGTTTAGCGCTTCTCTTAGAGACTTTCAAAGCAATAAAGTAGGCAACAAGGTCATTGTAAGATATGAGAGCACCGCAGGAACACGCGATAAAATTGCTGAGGCTTATAAAACTGGTGCGACAATTAACCGGCTTAGTCGTGATGTTATCAGCTCAACCATGAACAGAACTCTGGAAGACGAAGCTGATTTGCTGGGTTTAGATTTGCTGGTTAAAGCGGGATACAGTGCCAGAGTATACCAAACTGTCATGGAGAGAATGCAAAGCAGCGAAACTTTTACCAAAGAACAGCTTGCTGAAAAGAAAAAAGAACTGCAAGGCTTTGTGACTTTGATGAGTGACGGTCAGGAACACCTGAAAGATATGGATTTAGGCTCTCTGGGTTACCTAGCAGCGAATGAAGCCGCTACCCGGCTCATTAATCACCTTTCTGAAAGACATCAGTCTCCTGAGGAGCGTAGTGAAGATCTAATGCACTATGTAAAACGAGAGTACAGAAAGGAACGCAGACGTAAACTACAAACAACACAATTTGAAAAGGAGCTTAAAAAAGGCAAGGGGCGTCAGGTTATAGAAAACTACTGGGCTGCCACTGAAGCATTGAAAGCGCTTGAGTTTGGAGATATCAAACAAGCAGAGAAACTGGCCCGCAAGTCTGTCAGTGGCGCGACGTCGAAGGATGCCTATACAAGGCTGGCTTTCTACAAAGTCAGAATGGCACAAAACAACACTTCAAAAGCGATTAAAAACCTAGAGCTGATAAAGAACTGGGACTACGCCTCAATTCAGTCTTTTTCAGTAGCCGCACAGGCATTCAGTATAAACGAGAAATACAAATCTGCTGAGTCTGTACTTAAGCAAGGCGAACAAACTATCGGAACCAGATCGCCGTTTTATCCGGGTTACATAGCCCTGTATAAAAAAATGGGCAAAGAAAAACTGGCTCTGGAGTTCTTTGAAGAGTGTAAAGCCAAGACTAAGGATAGCATTAAAAATCAATGCTTTATATCTTTCGGCCAACCTATACCGCAACCATCAGGTGAGAAGGAAAACTTCTTTCAATCTATTTTTTCGTAA
- the pykF gene encoding pyruvate kinase PykF translates to MKKTKIVCTIGPKTESVEKLSELVDAGMNVMRLNFSHGDFEEHGTRIANFRKVMEEKGKQLAILLDTKGPEIRTIKLENGDDVDLVAGQEFTFTTDTSVVGNKEVVAVTYAGFAKDLTVGNTILVDDGLIEMEVTALTDTEVKCKVLNNGALGENKGVNLPGVSVQLPALSEKDKADLKFGCEQGVDFVAASFIRKAEDVKEIRELLNANGGENIHIISKIENQEGVDNFDEILELSDGIMVARGDLGVEIPAEEVIFAQKMMIEKCNRARKMVITATQMLDSMIKNPRPTRAEAGDVANAVMDGTDAVMLSGETAKGKYPVEAVTIMAQICNRTDKALKAELGGRLDSPRLRITEAVCKGAVDTAEKLAAPLIVVATEGGKSARSVRKYFPTANILAMTTNKKTAAQLVLTKGVRPVLVDEFTNSDEFYVNGKKLALETGLGKKGDIVIMVSGALVASGTTNTASVHVL, encoded by the coding sequence ATGAAAAAGACCAAAATCGTATGTACGATTGGCCCTAAAACTGAATCTGTAGAGAAGCTGAGTGAACTAGTTGACGCTGGTATGAATGTAATGCGTCTTAACTTCTCTCACGGTGACTTTGAAGAGCATGGCACTCGTATTGCTAACTTCCGTAAAGTAATGGAAGAGAAAGGCAAACAACTAGCTATTCTTCTTGATACTAAGGGTCCTGAAATCCGTACAATTAAACTAGAAAACGGCGACGACGTTGATCTGGTTGCTGGTCAGGAATTCACTTTCACTACTGATACATCAGTAGTGGGCAACAAAGAAGTTGTTGCTGTAACTTACGCTGGCTTTGCTAAAGACCTGACTGTTGGTAACACTATCCTTGTTGATGATGGTCTGATTGAAATGGAAGTGACAGCTCTGACTGACACTGAAGTTAAATGTAAAGTTCTTAACAACGGCGCACTAGGCGAAAACAAAGGTGTTAACCTTCCTGGCGTTTCTGTTCAGCTTCCAGCTCTTTCTGAGAAAGACAAAGCTGACCTTAAGTTTGGTTGTGAGCAAGGCGTTGACTTCGTTGCTGCTTCTTTCATCCGTAAAGCAGAAGACGTTAAAGAGATCCGTGAGCTTCTGAACGCTAACGGCGGCGAAAACATCCACATCATCTCTAAGATTGAAAACCAGGAAGGTGTTGATAACTTCGACGAAATTCTTGAGCTTTCTGACGGTATCATGGTTGCTCGTGGTGACCTTGGTGTTGAAATCCCGGCTGAAGAAGTAATCTTCGCTCAGAAAATGATGATCGAGAAGTGTAACCGTGCACGTAAGATGGTTATCACTGCAACTCAGATGCTTGACTCTATGATCAAGAACCCACGTCCAACTCGTGCTGAAGCGGGTGACGTTGCGAACGCGGTAATGGACGGAACTGATGCAGTAATGCTTTCTGGTGAAACTGCAAAAGGTAAATACCCTGTAGAAGCAGTAACTATCATGGCTCAAATCTGTAACCGTACAGATAAAGCTCTGAAAGCTGAGCTAGGTGGTCGTCTGGACAGCCCACGTCTTCGCATCACTGAAGCAGTATGTAAAGGCGCTGTAGACACAGCTGAGAAACTGGCTGCTCCACTTATCGTTGTTGCTACTGAAGGTGGTAAGTCTGCACGTTCTGTACGTAAGTACTTCCCGACTGCAAACATCCTTGCTATGACAACTAACAAGAAAACTGCTGCTCAGCTTGTTCTGACTAAAGGTGTTCGCCCTGTTCTTGTTGACGAGTTCACTAACTCTGACGAGTTCTATGTAAACGGTAAGAAACTTGCTCTGGAAACTGGTCTTGGTAAGAAAGGCGATATCGTAATCATGGTTTCTGGTGCTCTTGTTGCTTCTGGCACTACAAACACAGCTTCTGTACACGTACTGTAA
- the glmS gene encoding glutamine--fructose-6-phosphate transaminase (isomerizing), producing the protein MCGIVGAVAQRDVAEILVEGLRRLEYRGYDSAGVAVVDSESNLTRVRRLGKVQELADAVDAQDVIGGTGIAHTRWATHGEPSETNAHPHMSGDIAVVHNGIIENHEELRAVLQERGYLFESQTDTEVIAHLVEWERRTSETLVEALHKAAAQLDGAYGTVIMDRKDPQRVVVARSGSPIVIGFGVGENFLASDQLALLNVTRRFMYLEEGDVAEVTRRLVTVLDSDGNKVEREIIESNAEHDAGDKGKYRHFMQKEIFEQPTALINTMEGRITADSVVTEAIGVNATEILSKVEHVQIVACGTSYNAGMTARYWFEDIAGVSCDVEIASEFRYRKFVTRPNSLLITLSQSGETADTLAALRLAKEKGYMAAMTICNVAGSSLVRESDFAFMTRAGVEIGVASTKAFTTQLSALLMLVTALGKQHGRVSKEKEKEIVEALHLLPKQLEAAFAIEKDIEELATDFADKHHTLFLGRGEYYPIAMEASLKLKEISYIHAEAYAAGELKHGPLALIDADMPVVVVAPSNDLLEKLKSNVEEVRARGGLLYVFADAEAGFEADETMKIITMPHVSEITAPIYYTIPMQLLSYYVALIKGTDVDQPRNLAKAVTVE; encoded by the coding sequence ATGTGTGGAATTGTTGGTGCAGTGGCACAACGTGATGTAGCAGAAATTCTGGTAGAGGGGCTGCGTCGCCTTGAGTATCGCGGATATGATTCAGCTGGTGTCGCTGTTGTGGACAGTGAAAGTAATCTGACCAGAGTAAGACGCTTAGGTAAGGTGCAGGAGCTGGCAGATGCAGTAGATGCTCAGGATGTTATTGGTGGTACTGGTATTGCGCATACCCGCTGGGCAACACACGGTGAACCTTCAGAAACCAATGCTCACCCGCATATGTCGGGTGATATTGCAGTTGTTCATAACGGCATTATCGAAAACCACGAAGAGCTGAGAGCTGTGCTTCAGGAGCGTGGTTATCTGTTTGAATCTCAGACCGATACCGAAGTAATCGCCCACCTTGTAGAGTGGGAACGCCGCACTTCAGAGACTTTGGTTGAAGCTCTGCACAAAGCTGCAGCTCAACTGGATGGTGCTTACGGTACCGTGATTATGGACCGAAAAGATCCGCAACGAGTGGTTGTGGCCCGTTCAGGCAGCCCGATTGTTATTGGCTTTGGTGTTGGTGAAAACTTCCTTGCTTCTGACCAACTGGCGCTACTGAACGTTACCCGCCGCTTTATGTATCTGGAAGAAGGTGATGTAGCTGAAGTGACCCGCCGTTTGGTTACCGTACTGGATAGTGACGGTAATAAAGTTGAGCGTGAAATTATTGAATCGAACGCTGAGCATGATGCCGGTGATAAAGGTAAATACCGTCACTTTATGCAGAAAGAGATTTTTGAGCAGCCTACCGCCCTGATTAACACTATGGAAGGTCGTATTACGGCTGATTCTGTAGTTACAGAAGCAATTGGTGTAAACGCGACTGAAATTCTGAGTAAAGTAGAGCACGTTCAGATAGTAGCTTGTGGTACTTCTTACAATGCTGGTATGACTGCCCGCTATTGGTTTGAAGATATTGCAGGGGTTAGCTGTGACGTCGAGATCGCTTCTGAGTTCCGTTACCGTAAGTTTGTAACGCGCCCGAACAGCTTGCTGATCACTTTGTCTCAGTCTGGTGAAACGGCGGATACCCTTGCTGCTCTTCGTCTGGCTAAAGAGAAAGGCTATATGGCGGCAATGACTATTTGTAACGTGGCTGGTTCGTCACTGGTTCGTGAATCGGATTTTGCCTTTATGACTCGTGCCGGTGTTGAAATTGGTGTGGCATCTACCAAAGCTTTTACTACTCAGCTTTCTGCCCTGTTAATGCTGGTGACGGCATTGGGTAAACAACACGGCCGCGTTAGCAAAGAGAAAGAGAAAGAGATTGTAGAAGCTCTGCACTTACTTCCTAAACAGCTTGAAGCGGCATTCGCTATTGAAAAAGATATCGAGGAGCTGGCGACAGACTTTGCAGACAAGCATCACACCCTGTTCCTTGGGCGTGGTGAGTATTACCCAATTGCTATGGAAGCCTCTCTTAAACTAAAAGAGATCTCTTACATCCATGCAGAGGCTTATGCTGCTGGTGAACTTAAGCACGGCCCGCTGGCGCTTATTGATGCTGATATGCCTGTGGTTGTGGTTGCACCAAGTAACGATCTTCTGGAGAAGCTGAAGTCGAACGTAGAAGAAGTACGTGCCCGTGGTGGCCTGCTTTATGTATTCGCTGATGCTGAAGCTGGTTTTGAGGCTGATGAAACAATGAAGATCATCACAATGCCTCATGTAAGTGAAATAACCGCACCTATCTATTACACCATCCCGATGCAGTTACTCTCTTACTACGTTGCCCTAATCAAGGGTACCGATGTAGACCAGCCACGTAACCTGGCTAAAGCGGTAACGGTAGAGTAA
- a CDS encoding Dabb family protein: protein MIRHILLIKFKTDASENEISNLFHLFKAMPDKVEGVESVEWGINDSPEGKNKGYTHSVVMTFADEAGRQNYLPHKEHAALKEVFRPLLEDIIVLDYSLS from the coding sequence ATGATCAGACATATTTTATTGATTAAGTTTAAAACAGATGCATCAGAAAATGAGATAAGTAATTTGTTTCATTTGTTCAAAGCCATGCCAGATAAAGTAGAAGGTGTAGAGAGTGTGGAATGGGGCATAAATGATAGTCCGGAAGGGAAGAACAAGGGTTACACTCACTCTGTTGTGATGACTTTTGCCGATGAAGCGGGACGGCAGAACTATCTTCCCCATAAAGAACATGCGGCGCTAAAAGAGGTGTTCCGCCCCTTGCTGGAAGATATTATTGTGTTGGATTACTCCCTGAGCTAA
- the ilvN gene encoding acetolactate synthase small subunit, translating into MRRHIISLLLENQPGSLSRVVGLFSQRGYNIESLTVSPTDDETLSRLNITTESDVMVLEQIEKQLHKLVDVLKVQEVTEHDHIERELMMVKVKASGFSRAEVKRTSDIFRGQIVDVTASQYTIQLAGTSDKLDAFITAVSDVTEVIEVARSGVVGIVRGERALKA; encoded by the coding sequence ATGAGACGTCATATTATTTCGCTATTACTGGAAAACCAGCCGGGCTCTCTGTCGCGTGTAGTAGGGCTGTTTTCTCAGCGGGGCTATAACATTGAATCACTAACGGTATCCCCAACAGATGATGAAACTTTGTCACGTCTGAACATCACTACAGAAAGTGATGTAATGGTACTTGAACAGATCGAAAAACAGCTGCATAAGCTGGTGGATGTGCTCAAAGTTCAGGAAGTGACGGAGCACGATCATATTGAGCGTGAGCTTATGATGGTGAAGGTGAAAGCCAGTGGTTTCTCCCGTGCAGAAGTGAAGCGTACTTCGGATATCTTCCGCGGACAGATAGTGGATGTGACCGCTTCTCAGTACACCATACAGCTAGCCGGAACCAGTGATAAACTCGATGCCTTTATTACCGCTGTATCTGATGTAACAGAGGTTATTGAAGTGGCCCGCAGTGGTGTAGTTGGTATTGTTCGTGGCGAAAGAGCACTTAAAGCATAA
- a CDS encoding acetolactate synthase 3 large subunit, whose protein sequence is MEMLSGADMVVRSLIDEGVEHIFGYPGGSVLDIYDALHQKSDIEHVLVRHEQAAVHMADGYARATGKTGVVLVTSGPGATNAITGIATAYMDSAPMVVLSGQVPGTLIGNDAFQECDMVGISRPVVKHSFLVTDPQTIPEILKKAFYLASTGRPGPVVVDLPKDMLNPLLKFPYQYPESIKMRSYNPTTTGHKGQIKKGLKTLLEAKKPVLYIGGGAVISESHDRILQLAEKLNLPVVSTLMGLGAFPGTHKNSLGMLGMHGSYEANMAMHNADLIFGIGVRFDDRTTNNVEKYCPNAKIMHIDIDPSSISKTIRADLPIVGSADVVLDAMLKILNEQENSNDGEAVDRWWSEISEWRARKCLSYDTSGERIKPQQVIETLYKLTNGDAYVASDVGQHQMFAALYYPFDKPRRWINSGGLGTMGFGLPAGMGIKFAMPDEEVVVVTGDGSIQMNIQELSTALQYDIPVKIINLNNRFLGMVKQWQDMIYQGRHSHSYMDSVPDFAAIAEAYGHVGIRISSPDELESELKRALDMKDKLVFIDISVDETEHVYPMQIKGEGMDKMWLSKTERT, encoded by the coding sequence ATGGAAATGTTATCCGGCGCGGATATGGTTGTTCGCTCTTTGATCGACGAAGGCGTTGAACACATCTTTGGCTACCCAGGTGGCTCAGTTCTTGATATTTACGATGCACTGCATCAGAAAAGCGATATTGAACATGTTTTGGTTCGCCATGAGCAGGCCGCTGTTCATATGGCTGACGGTTATGCCAGAGCGACAGGTAAAACGGGTGTTGTACTGGTAACGTCAGGTCCGGGTGCAACCAATGCAATTACCGGCATTGCTACCGCTTATATGGACTCGGCTCCGATGGTTGTCCTGTCGGGACAGGTACCGGGAACCCTTATCGGTAATGATGCATTTCAGGAATGCGATATGGTCGGTATCTCCCGTCCTGTGGTTAAACACAGCTTTCTTGTTACCGACCCTCAGACTATCCCGGAAATTCTGAAAAAAGCCTTCTATCTGGCATCGACCGGACGTCCCGGCCCGGTAGTAGTGGATCTTCCTAAAGATATGCTTAACCCACTGCTTAAGTTCCCATATCAGTATCCCGAGTCGATTAAGATGCGCTCTTACAATCCGACTACCACCGGACATAAGGGACAGATCAAAAAAGGCCTGAAGACCCTTCTGGAAGCAAAAAAACCGGTACTTTATATCGGTGGCGGTGCAGTAATATCAGAATCTCATGACAGAATTTTGCAATTGGCAGAAAAGCTGAACCTGCCGGTTGTCAGTACCCTGATGGGCTTAGGCGCATTTCCGGGTACACATAAAAACTCACTAGGTATGTTGGGTATGCATGGCTCTTATGAAGCCAATATGGCGATGCACAATGCCGATTTGATATTTGGCATCGGTGTTCGCTTTGATGACAGGACAACCAACAACGTAGAGAAATACTGTCCTAATGCCAAGATCATGCATATTGATATTGACCCATCGTCAATCTCGAAAACCATTCGTGCAGACCTGCCGATTGTAGGCTCTGCCGATGTTGTGCTTGATGCCATGCTGAAGATCCTTAACGAGCAGGAGAACAGCAACGATGGAGAGGCAGTGGATCGCTGGTGGAGTGAAATCTCTGAGTGGCGTGCACGCAAATGCCTGAGCTACGACACGTCCGGAGAGCGGATTAAACCACAACAAGTTATTGAAACTTTGTATAAGCTGACCAATGGTGATGCTTATGTGGCTTCTGATGTTGGTCAGCACCAGATGTTTGCTGCACTTTACTATCCGTTTGATAAACCGCGTCGCTGGATCAACTCCGGCGGACTGGGAACCATGGGCTTCGGCCTTCCTGCCGGTATGGGTATCAAATTTGCCATGCCAGATGAAGAAGTGGTAGTGGTAACCGGTGACGGCAGTATTCAGATGAACATTCAGGAGCTTTCTACGGCGCTTCAGTATGATATTCCGGTGAAGATTATCAACCTGAATAACCGTTTCCTCGGTATGGTAAAACAGTGGCAGGATATGATTTATCAGGGACGCCACTCCCACTCATATATGGACTCTGTTCCTGACTTTGCCGCCATCGCAGAGGCGTACGGCCATGTTGGTATCCGGATTTCATCTCCCGATGAACTTGAATCTGAGCTGAAACGGGCTCTGGATATGAAGGATAAACTGGTGTTTATCGATATCAGTGTGGATGAAACGGAACACGTCTATCCGATGCAGATAAAAGGCGAGGGTATGGACAAAATGTGGCTTAGCAAAACGGAGAGAACATAA
- a CDS encoding CHASE2 domain-containing protein, producing MIKLHSSVVTKASITTFLLFLVFTLNPMGIRTSAEKHNEDHIIRILSPYFADSVSEEITVFLIDDAFLERTKQYPVNYSNLARLLKVIGIYKPDAVFFDILQHQEHSDKLSKWIKRLKKSDFPVLLASAPNYDSPQRLSDPNSIRHKLSQVSQFSAVMWSDYQHYYPFSVTAHGKSHDTVASSLYKIWCENHPERCAYNPDNSSEFSEKFSDPMIVQWGNQFNPDQASLLYMNEKCEVSDDSPLQQVINIFVGLTGQGISDQDEIDKLLRVRCPPVTAVSATALIDSGAVDSDLLRKLISNRTILVGYDLTGGSDLVTSPVHGKIAGVFMHAVALDNIIRYGDDYWHVPPATGIFNLSIADILEITVQTIVLFFVVWYRYTHIESSTGRSKTPDNSQILSGVKPLLLVILFVFASILVSQLSFKMGIANWYALPLILILDIPIFLYYLLEWLKQKFAITRNRILDNAKGKLTSGLKRKI from the coding sequence ATGATAAAGCTTCACTCGTCAGTAGTTACCAAAGCATCAATAACTACATTTCTTCTGTTTCTTGTTTTTACCCTAAACCCTATGGGTATTCGCACATCAGCAGAAAAGCATAATGAAGATCATATCATTCGAATTCTTTCGCCTTACTTCGCTGATTCGGTATCAGAAGAGATCACCGTTTTTTTGATTGATGACGCCTTTCTGGAAAGAACCAAGCAGTACCCAGTCAACTATAGTAACCTGGCCAGATTGCTGAAGGTAATCGGAATTTATAAGCCTGACGCTGTCTTCTTTGATATTCTTCAGCACCAAGAACACTCTGATAAGTTATCTAAGTGGATAAAAAGATTAAAGAAATCAGACTTTCCAGTTTTACTCGCCAGCGCTCCGAATTATGACTCACCTCAACGCCTGAGTGATCCAAACTCCATAAGGCATAAATTATCTCAGGTCTCTCAGTTTTCAGCCGTTATGTGGAGTGACTATCAACATTATTACCCTTTCTCCGTCACGGCCCATGGTAAATCTCACGATACCGTAGCTTCTTCTCTGTATAAGATCTGGTGCGAAAATCACCCTGAACGATGTGCTTACAATCCTGATAACTCCAGCGAATTTTCAGAGAAGTTTTCCGATCCTATGATTGTACAATGGGGAAATCAGTTTAATCCTGATCAAGCCAGCCTTCTCTATATGAATGAGAAATGTGAAGTATCAGATGACAGCCCGTTGCAACAAGTCATCAATATTTTTGTCGGGCTGACTGGACAAGGAATTAGTGACCAAGATGAAATCGATAAGCTTCTACGCGTTCGCTGCCCACCAGTAACCGCGGTTTCGGCAACAGCGCTTATTGACAGCGGTGCCGTAGATTCCGACTTGCTCAGAAAGCTTATCAGCAACAGAACTATTCTGGTTGGCTATGATCTGACTGGTGGTTCAGATTTAGTTACTTCTCCGGTGCACGGCAAAATTGCTGGTGTTTTTATGCACGCAGTCGCTCTGGATAATATCATTCGCTATGGCGACGATTACTGGCATGTTCCACCGGCAACCGGCATTTTTAACCTCAGTATTGCTGATATTCTGGAAATAACCGTTCAGACCATAGTGCTCTTTTTTGTTGTCTGGTATCGCTATACCCATATTGAATCTTCTACTGGACGCAGTAAGACTCCGGACAACAGTCAAATATTATCAGGAGTAAAGCCACTACTGTTGGTCATACTCTTTGTTTTCGCTTCAATACTGGTTTCTCAACTCTCATTTAAAATGGGTATCGCAAACTGGTATGCCCTTCCACTAATTCTGATTCTCGATATTCCGATTTTTCTTTACTACTTGCTCGAATGGCTAAAGCAAAAGTTTGCCATCACCAGAAACCGCATTCTGGACAATGCAAAAGGAAAACTGACATCGGGACTCAAAAGAAAAATTTAG